A part of Capsicum annuum cultivar UCD-10X-F1 chromosome 6, UCD10Xv1.1, whole genome shotgun sequence genomic DNA contains:
- the LOC107875405 gene encoding eukaryotic translation initiation factor 2 subunit beta has product MADEENQNELVADIAPFDPTKKKKKKKVVIQDPADDSVDSLAEKTENLTVSEGLEATFSGKKKKKKPAHTDLLSDEKESIVEDADDHPEEDEEAGEIVLQQLPWEGTDRDYEYEELLGRVFNILRENNPELAGDRRRTVMRPPQVLREGTKKTVFVNFMDLCKTMHRQPEHVMTFLLAEMGTSGSLDGQQRLVIKGRFAPKNFEGILRRYVNEYVICNGCKSPDTILTKENRLFFLRCEKCGSGRSVAPIKAGFVARVGRRKAGT; this is encoded by the exons ATGGCTGACGAAGAGAATCAAAACGAGCTGGTGGCTGAT ATAGCACCTTTTGATcctacaaaaaagaagaaaaagaagaaggttgTAATTCAAGATCCTGCAGATGACTCTGTTGATAGCTTGGCTGAAAAAACTGAGAATTTAACTG TTTCTGAGGGCCTTGAGGCTACGTTTTCTggtaaaaagaagaagaagaagccg GCACACACTGATCTCCTGAGTGATGAAAAGGAAAGCATTGTCGAGGATGCGGATG ATCACcctgaagaagatgaagaagctGGAGAAATTGTCCTGCAGCAGTTACCTTGGGAGGGAACTGATCGAGATTATGAATATGAGGAG CTTCTGGGCAGAGTATTCAATATTCTACGTGAGAATAACCCTGAGCTTGCTGGAGATAGGCGAAGGACAGTTATGAGGCCACCTCAAGTTCTTCGTGAAGGCACAAAGAAAACTGTGTTTGTGAATTTTATGGATCTTTGCAAGAC GATGCATAGGCAGCCTGAGCATGTTATGACTTTCTTGCTGGCTGAAATGGGGACTAGTGGGTCACTTGATGGGCAGCAAAGATTGGTTATCAAGGGAAGATTTGCTCCTAAAAATTTCGAAGGAATCCTCCGGCGATATGTCA ATGAGTATGTCATTTGCAATGGCTGTAAAAGTCCAGATACTATCCTCACAAAGGAGAACCGTCTTTTCTTCCTCAGATGTGAAAAG